In a genomic window of Numenius arquata chromosome 5, bNumArq3.hap1.1, whole genome shotgun sequence:
- the RPL34 gene encoding large ribosomal subunit protein eL34 has protein sequence MVQRLTYRRRLSYNTASNKTRLSRTPGNRIVYLYTKKVGKAPKSACGICPGRLRGVRAVRPKVLMRLSKTKKHVSRAYGGSMCAKCVRDRIKRAFLIEEQKIVVKVLKAQAQSQKSK, from the exons ATGGTTCAGCGCCTGACCTACCGCCGTAGGTTGTCCTACAACACAGCTTCCAACAAGACCAGACT GTCCCGGACACCCGGGAACAGGATTGTTTACCTTTACACCAAGAAAGTAGGGAAGGCACCAAAGTCAGCATGTGGTATTTGCCCAGGAAGACTTCGTGGT GTCCGTGCTGTGCGTCCTAAGGTTCTTATGAGGCTGTCAAAAACAAAGAAGCACGTTAGCAGAGCCTATGGTGGTTCCATGTGTGCTAAGTGTGTCCGCGACAG aatcaAACGAGCTTTTCTTATTGAGGAGCAGAAGATCGTTGTGAAAGTACTGAAGGCACAAGCGCAGAGCCAGAAGTCAAAGTGA